From Streptomyces showdoensis, a single genomic window includes:
- a CDS encoding type II toxin-antitoxin system PemK/MazF family toxin — MTTPLYSTTEADPYAIGPVRTSYAPDHDGDPDPGEIVWTWVPYEENDGRGKDRPVLVVAREEAGTLLAVQLSSRRHDHDREWVAIGSGPWDTARRDSWVDLDRVLRVRDSGMRREACALDRPRFDRVVERLIERYGWS, encoded by the coding sequence ATGACGACTCCTCTGTACTCCACGACCGAGGCCGACCCGTACGCCATCGGGCCGGTCCGCACCTCCTACGCGCCCGACCACGACGGCGACCCCGACCCGGGCGAGATCGTGTGGACCTGGGTGCCGTACGAGGAGAACGACGGGCGCGGCAAGGACCGTCCGGTGCTCGTGGTGGCGCGTGAGGAGGCCGGCACCCTGCTGGCCGTACAGCTGTCGAGCAGGCGGCACGACCACGACCGCGAATGGGTGGCGATCGGGTCGGGGCCGTGGGACACCGCGCGGCGCGATTCCTGGGTGGATCTGGACCGGGTGCTGCGCGTGCGCGACTCGGGCATGCGGCGGGAGGCGTGCGCGCTCGACCGGCCGCGCTTCGACCGTGTGGTGGAGCGGCTGATCGAGCGCTACGGCTGGTCCTGA
- a CDS encoding glycosyl hydrolase family 18 protein, producing the protein MRLALLAAALLLPLAPATAAADGAAVASPAASTAASEAGDAPPARRTVSGWLPYWDQENAYLHALRHADQLHTVSPFWYEAKADGTVADHPGAGDRPIVDGLHRAGIKVVPTVMETMPKDALAALVTDPARRAAHVNALLATAAKGDYDGLDLDYETLATTGDATYAAVRDGYAALVTELCARLRARAKSCLVTVMPKTAATGRVWDYAALGKAADRVRIMGYNLHWANGAPGPLASTAWYEEVLRTATALIPAERLELGLPAYGWDWTVRADGTRAGRAAHVTWKEAESLRRAKRAPYRLDPESGTPYFLYADGTDTHHVWYQDARGVSGHLPVLRRHGVTHTALWALGFEDPALWPVLAQGAAAGPAA; encoded by the coding sequence ATGCGCCTCGCCCTGCTCGCCGCCGCCCTGCTCCTGCCCCTCGCCCCGGCCACCGCGGCCGCGGACGGAGCCGCCGTCGCATCACCGGCCGCGTCCACGGCCGCGTCCGAGGCCGGCGACGCCCCGCCCGCCCGCCGTACCGTCTCCGGCTGGCTCCCCTACTGGGACCAGGAGAACGCCTACCTCCACGCCCTGCGCCACGCCGACCAGCTCCACACCGTGAGCCCGTTCTGGTACGAGGCCAAGGCCGACGGCACCGTCGCCGACCATCCCGGCGCGGGGGACCGGCCGATCGTCGACGGACTCCACCGGGCCGGTATCAAGGTCGTGCCCACCGTCATGGAGACGATGCCCAAGGACGCCCTCGCCGCCCTCGTCACCGACCCGGCCCGGCGCGCCGCCCACGTGAACGCCCTCCTCGCCACCGCCGCCAAGGGCGACTACGACGGGCTCGACCTCGACTACGAGACCCTCGCCACCACCGGCGACGCCACGTACGCGGCCGTGCGCGACGGGTACGCGGCCCTCGTCACCGAGCTCTGCGCCCGGCTGCGGGCCCGCGCCAAGAGCTGCCTCGTCACCGTCATGCCCAAGACCGCGGCCACCGGCCGCGTCTGGGACTACGCCGCCCTCGGCAAGGCCGCCGACCGGGTCCGGATCATGGGATACAACCTGCACTGGGCGAACGGCGCACCGGGGCCGCTCGCGAGCACCGCCTGGTACGAGGAGGTGCTGCGCACCGCCACCGCCCTCATCCCCGCCGAGCGCCTCGAACTCGGCCTGCCCGCCTACGGCTGGGACTGGACCGTCCGTGCCGACGGCACCCGGGCCGGGAGGGCCGCCCACGTCACCTGGAAGGAGGCCGAGAGCCTGCGCCGCGCGAAGCGCGCCCCGTACCGGTTGGACCCGGAATCCGGCACCCCGTACTTCCTCTACGCGGACGGGACGGACACGCATCACGTCTGGTACCAGGACGCCCGCGGGGTCTCCGGCCACCTGCCCGTCCTGCGCCGCCACGGCGTCACCCACACCGCGCTGTGGGCCCTGGGCTTCGAGGACCCCGCCCTCTGGCCGGTGCTCGCCCAGGGCGCCGCGGCCGGGCCCGCCGCCTGA
- a CDS encoding TIGR02452 family protein codes for MSARLRALARETEEIVAAGRYTAPDGRTVLLAEQLAAALAGTRLHGPEPVPVTPGTGRATRIEVTEESSLVAARRMHRADASAPVAVLNFASARNPGGGYLNGAQAQEEALCRSSALHATLLRAPAYYEHHRTERDPFYTDRVIHSPGVPVFRTDRGVLLTEPFTVGFLTSPAPNAGVVRRQVPERAGRLPEVLAARAERVLETAAAHGYRRLVLGAWGCGVFQNDPAEVAGAFKELITREGRFAGHFDEIVFGILDRGRDRATLGAFRRVFGQDQP; via the coding sequence ATGAGCGCACGACTTCGGGCCCTCGCCCGCGAGACCGAGGAGATCGTGGCGGCGGGCCGCTACACGGCACCGGACGGCCGGACCGTCCTCCTCGCCGAGCAGCTGGCGGCGGCCCTGGCCGGAACCCGGCTGCACGGCCCCGAGCCCGTCCCCGTCACCCCCGGGACCGGCCGCGCGACCCGCATCGAGGTCACGGAGGAGAGCAGCCTCGTCGCCGCCCGCCGGATGCACCGCGCCGACGCCTCCGCTCCCGTCGCGGTCCTCAACTTCGCCTCCGCCCGCAACCCCGGCGGCGGCTACCTCAACGGCGCCCAGGCCCAGGAGGAGGCCCTGTGCCGCTCCTCCGCCCTCCACGCCACGCTGCTGCGGGCCCCCGCCTACTACGAGCACCACCGCACGGAGCGCGACCCCTTCTACACCGATCGGGTCATCCACTCGCCGGGCGTGCCCGTCTTCCGCACCGACCGCGGGGTCCTGCTCACCGAACCCTTCACGGTCGGCTTCCTCACCTCCCCCGCGCCCAACGCCGGGGTGGTCCGCCGCCAGGTCCCCGAGCGGGCCGGCCGCCTCCCCGAGGTGCTCGCCGCCCGCGCCGAGCGGGTCCTGGAGACGGCCGCCGCCCACGGCTACCGCAGGCTGGTGCTGGGCGCCTGGGGCTGCGGCGTCTTCCAGAACGACCCCGCCGAGGTCGCGGGCGCCTTCAAGGAACTGATCACCCGCGAGGGGCGCTTCGCCGGCCACTTCGACGAGATCGTCTTCGGGATCCTCGACCGCGGCCGCGACCGCGCCACCCTGGGCGCCTTCCGGCGGGTGTTCGGTCAGGACCAGCCGTAG